A window of Streptomyces gilvosporeus contains these coding sequences:
- a CDS encoding response regulator codes for MPGLSGRILVVDDNKVIRQLIRVNLELEGFEVVTAADGAECLDVVHEVRPDVVTLDVVMPRLNGLRTAARLRSDPRTWDIPIAIVSACTQGEVDNGEWVGVDAFLAKPFEPGELVRTVGMLAREGRQRECGAEGDCERTVQRGEGAAPGDAGRGAGCEELPGLGETGVRDQRPPAA; via the coding sequence GTGCCTGGCTTGTCCGGTCGGATCCTTGTTGTCGATGACAACAAGGTGATCCGCCAGTTGATCAGGGTCAATCTCGAGCTGGAGGGCTTCGAGGTGGTGACCGCGGCTGATGGTGCCGAATGTCTGGACGTCGTGCACGAGGTCAGACCCGATGTCGTCACCCTCGATGTCGTGATGCCGCGGCTGAACGGTCTGCGGACCGCCGCGCGGCTGCGGTCCGATCCCCGGACGTGGGACATCCCCATCGCCATCGTCAGCGCCTGCACCCAGGGCGAGGTCGACAACGGCGAGTGGGTGGGCGTCGACGCCTTCCTGGCGAAGCCGTTCGAGCCGGGGGAGCTGGTGCGGACCGTGGGAATGCTGGCGCGCGAGGGGCGGCAGCGGGAGTGCGGGGCCGAGGGGGACTGCGAGCGGACGGTCCAGCGGGGCGAGGGGGCGGCGCCGGGGGACGCCGGGCGGGGCGCCGGATGCGAGGAGCTGCCCGGGCTCGGGGAAACGGGCGTACGGGATCAGCGGCCGCCGGCCGCCTGA
- a CDS encoding penicillin-binding transpeptidase domain-containing protein encodes MTRCIRQTAALCALLLVALLVNAARVQLWEAGSYSANAANRRAALARYAQPRGPVLVAGRPVTGSRDSGGRLRYERTYTDGPLYAPVTGYASQLYGTSLLERAEDGILAGTDDRLATFPWWDRIIRGHRPPGSVATSIDPALQRAAFGALGGRKGAVVAVEPRSGRILAMASTPSYDPAALSGNGTSVAAGWRRLTRAAHRPMLNRAVQRTYPPGSVFKIVTAVAALESRTVTDIDAPTDTPDPYTLPGTATRLGNAVPGCRNASLKDAFRLSCNTVFARLGARIGLHTMAQVAERFGFNDRRLRIPFPVAASTFGTAMDASQVAQSAIGQFDTTATPLQMAMVASAVANGGILTPPYLVDAVTNARGTVLDTGPQRPARQVMSPAVAGQLQELMVDAVAHGSGRQAALDGATVGGKTGTAQHGVRNEGVPYAWFVSWARARDSAEPSVAVAVVVEDASADRSDISGGSVAAPVARAVMAAALRRDGHSVPPSP; translated from the coding sequence ATGACCCGCTGCATCCGGCAGACCGCCGCACTGTGCGCCCTGCTCCTGGTCGCGCTGCTGGTCAACGCCGCGCGGGTGCAGCTCTGGGAGGCCGGGTCCTACAGCGCCAATGCCGCCAACCGCCGCGCCGCACTGGCCCGTTACGCCCAGCCGCGCGGGCCCGTGCTGGTGGCGGGACGGCCCGTCACCGGATCCCGGGACAGCGGCGGGCGGCTGCGGTACGAGCGCACGTATACCGACGGCCCCCTCTACGCGCCGGTCACCGGCTATGCGTCGCAGCTCTACGGCACCTCCCTGCTGGAGCGCGCCGAGGACGGCATCCTGGCCGGCACCGACGACCGGCTGGCGACCTTCCCCTGGTGGGACCGGATCATCCGCGGCCATCGGCCCCCCGGCAGCGTCGCCACCAGCATCGATCCCGCCCTCCAGCGCGCCGCGTTCGGGGCGCTGGGCGGCAGGAAGGGCGCGGTGGTCGCGGTGGAACCGCGCAGTGGCCGGATCCTGGCGATGGCCAGCACCCCCTCGTACGACCCCGCCGCCCTCTCCGGCAACGGCACGTCGGTCGCCGCCGGCTGGCGGCGGCTGACCCGTGCGGCGCACCGGCCGATGCTCAACCGGGCGGTCCAGCGGACCTATCCGCCCGGTTCGGTCTTCAAAATCGTCACCGCGGTGGCGGCGCTGGAGAGCCGTACGGTGACCGATATCGACGCCCCCACGGACACCCCCGACCCCTACACGCTGCCCGGTACCGCCACCCGGCTGGGGAACGCCGTGCCCGGCTGCCGCAACGCAAGCCTCAAGGACGCCTTCCGGCTCTCCTGCAACACCGTCTTCGCGCGCCTCGGGGCCCGGATCGGACTGCACACCATGGCCCAGGTCGCCGAGCGGTTCGGCTTCAACGACCGCCGGCTGCGGATCCCCTTCCCCGTGGCGGCCAGCACCTTCGGTACGGCGATGGACGCCTCGCAGGTCGCGCAGTCGGCGATCGGGCAGTTCGACACCACCGCCACCCCGCTCCAGATGGCGATGGTCGCGTCGGCGGTCGCCAACGGGGGGATCCTCACACCGCCGTATCTGGTGGACGCGGTGACCAATGCCCGGGGGACCGTCCTCGACACCGGTCCGCAGCGGCCCGCGCGCCAGGTGATGTCCCCGGCCGTCGCCGGGCAGCTCCAGGAGCTGATGGTCGACGCGGTGGCGCACGGGAGCGGCCGGCAGGCCGCGCTCGACGGCGCGACGGTGGGCGGGAAGACCGGTACGGCGCAGCACGGTGTGCGCAACGAAGGGGTGCCGTACGCCTGGTTCGTCTCCTGGGCGCGGGCCCGGGACAGCGCCGAGCCGTCGGTGGCGGTGGCCGTGGTGGTCGAGGACGCGTCGGCGGACCGGTCGGACATCAGCGGCGGCAGCGTCGCGGCGCCCGTCGCCCGCGCGGTGATGGCGGCCGCACTGCGGCGCGACGGGCACAGCGTGCCGCCGTCACCCTGA
- a CDS encoding FtsW/RodA/SpoVE family cell cycle protein, whose amino-acid sequence MTATAPAAPARPADTPPPLPLPPKRRGIELGLLVGAVLISICGYLTVGAATGHALPTGAVTYGAGLAALALLAHLAVRLRAPYADPLLLPIAVLLNGLGLVLIFRLDLETPGDRAAPAQLVWSTVGVGLFTAVMVLLRDHRTLQRFAYPCAALALLLMVAPILFPAVNGAKIWIRVAGFSLQPGEFAKVLITVFFAAYLAANREVLADIGRAGWSMRLPPGRVLGPVVAIWLVSVGVLVLERDLGTSLLFFGIFVVLLYVATGRVGWLAVGLLLAAAGATAVATLEPHVHGRVTDWLHPFAGIAAGRGPGQLAQSLFAFAAGGLLGTGLGQGDSQLIGFAMKSDFVLATVGEELGLAGLTALFVLYALLVGCGFRAALGIREPFGGLLAVGLAALPAVQVFVIAGGVMGLIPLTGMAMPFLAQGGSSVVTNWIIVALLARISDRARAPEGAGGRTDEPAHHPAPEHGSPPGPRAAPEPRP is encoded by the coding sequence ATGACGGCAACGGCACCGGCGGCTCCCGCACGACCCGCGGACACTCCCCCACCCTTGCCGCTGCCCCCGAAGCGGCGGGGCATCGAACTGGGCCTGCTGGTGGGCGCCGTACTCATCAGCATCTGCGGCTATCTGACGGTGGGCGCCGCCACCGGGCACGCGCTGCCCACCGGGGCGGTCACCTACGGCGCCGGGCTGGCCGCGCTGGCCCTGCTCGCGCATCTCGCCGTACGGCTGCGCGCCCCGTACGCCGATCCGCTGCTGCTGCCCATCGCCGTACTGCTCAACGGTCTCGGCCTGGTGCTGATCTTCCGGCTCGATCTGGAGACGCCCGGCGACCGGGCCGCGCCCGCGCAGCTGGTGTGGTCGACGGTGGGCGTCGGGCTGTTCACCGCCGTGATGGTGCTGCTGCGCGACCACCGCACGCTCCAGCGGTTCGCCTACCCCTGTGCCGCGCTCGCCCTGCTGCTGATGGTGGCGCCGATCCTGTTCCCGGCCGTCAACGGCGCCAAGATCTGGATCCGGGTGGCGGGGTTCTCCCTTCAGCCCGGCGAGTTCGCCAAGGTGCTGATCACCGTCTTCTTCGCGGCGTATCTGGCGGCGAACCGCGAGGTGCTGGCCGACATCGGGCGCGCGGGGTGGAGCATGCGGCTGCCGCCCGGCCGGGTGCTGGGGCCGGTGGTGGCGATCTGGCTGGTCAGTGTGGGGGTCCTGGTGCTGGAGCGGGATCTGGGGACCTCCCTGCTGTTCTTCGGGATCTTCGTGGTGCTGCTGTACGTGGCCACCGGGCGGGTCGGGTGGCTGGCGGTCGGGCTGCTGCTGGCGGCGGCCGGGGCGACGGCGGTGGCGACGCTGGAGCCGCATGTGCACGGGCGGGTGACGGACTGGCTGCATCCGTTCGCGGGGATCGCGGCGGGCCGGGGGCCGGGGCAGCTGGCGCAGTCGCTGTTCGCGTTCGCGGCCGGCGGGCTGCTGGGGACGGGGCTGGGGCAGGGCGACTCCCAGCTGATCGGTTTCGCCATGAAGTCCGACTTCGTGCTGGCGACGGTCGGCGAGGAGCTGGGGCTGGCGGGGCTGACCGCGCTCTTCGTGCTCTACGCGCTGCTGGTGGGGTGCGGCTTCCGCGCCGCGCTCGGCATCCGCGAGCCGTTCGGCGGACTGCTGGCCGTGGGGCTGGCGGCGCTGCCCGCCGTCCAGGTCTTCGTCATCGCGGGCGGGGTGATGGGGCTGATTCCGCTCACGGGGATGGCGATGCCGTTCCTGGCGCAGGGCGGGTCGTCGGTGGTGACGAACTGGATCATCGTGGCGCTGCTGGCCCGGATCAGCGACCGGGCACGCGCGCCGGAGGGGGCGGGCGGACGGACGGACGAACCGGCACACCACCCCGCCCCGGAGCACGGCTCGCCCCCCGGGCCCCGCGCCGCCCCGGAGCCCCGCCCATGA
- a CDS encoding AurF N-oxygenase family protein, whose protein sequence is MTVTDTDVLRDALGLLKDREQVAERLLDSSAKHSFDPDTELDWDAPLEEGKWFWPPELLSLYGTPLWQKMSVEQQQDLSRHEAASLASLGIWFEIILMQLLVRHIYDKPVTSAHVRYALTEIADECRHSKMFARMIQRAGAPTYPVSRLNHNLARILKTVSTTPGSFACTLLGEEILDWMQRLTFPDERVQPLVRGVTRIHVVEEARHVRYAREELRRQMVTAPRWERELTRVSCGEAARVFSLAFVNPQVYTNVGLDRREAVAQVRASGHRREVMQSGALRLTDFLDEIGVLRGVGRRLWRSSGLLA, encoded by the coding sequence ATGACCGTGACGGACACCGACGTCCTGCGCGACGCCCTCGGGCTGCTCAAGGACCGGGAACAGGTCGCCGAGCGCCTGCTCGACTCCTCCGCCAAGCACTCCTTCGACCCCGACACCGAGCTCGACTGGGACGCGCCTCTCGAAGAGGGCAAGTGGTTCTGGCCGCCGGAGCTCCTCTCGCTCTACGGTACTCCGCTGTGGCAGAAGATGTCCGTCGAGCAGCAGCAGGACCTCTCCCGGCACGAGGCCGCCTCGCTCGCCTCGCTGGGCATCTGGTTCGAGATCATCCTGATGCAGCTGCTGGTGCGGCACATCTATGACAAGCCGGTCACCAGCGCCCATGTCCGCTACGCCCTCACGGAGATCGCCGACGAATGCCGGCACTCCAAGATGTTCGCGCGGATGATCCAGCGCGCCGGAGCGCCCACTTACCCCGTCTCCCGCCTCAACCACAACCTCGCCCGGATCCTCAAAACGGTCTCCACCACCCCCGGCTCCTTCGCCTGCACCCTGCTCGGCGAGGAGATCCTCGACTGGATGCAGCGGCTGACCTTCCCCGACGAGCGGGTGCAGCCGCTGGTGCGCGGCGTGACCCGGATCCATGTCGTCGAGGAGGCCCGGCACGTCCGGTACGCCCGCGAGGAGCTGCGCCGCCAGATGGTCACCGCGCCGCGCTGGGAGCGGGAGTTGACCCGGGTCAGCTGCGGCGAGGCGGCCCGGGTCTTCTCCCTCGCCTTCGTCAACCCGCAGGTCTACACCAACGTCGGGCTCGACCGGCGCGAGGCCGTCGCGCAGGTCAGGGCCAGCGGCCACCGCCGCGAGGTGATGCAGTCCGGCGCCCTGCGGCTGACCGACTTCCTCGACGAGATCGGCGTACTGCGGGGTGTGGGGCGCCGGTTGTGGCGCAGCTCCGGACTGCTGGCGTGA
- a CDS encoding cytochrome P450, with translation MTTLRSRIIAWAGRMYLARTRRKGFDLSRMSFLPESVLMPLRREGLDPVGELGAVREREPITRLPVPIAANVWLVTGYDEVKQVLGKANAFSSDFTNLVGKAGAGAEQNPGGLGFADPPVHTRLRRLLTPEFTMRRLGRLTPRIHEIVEERLDAMEAAGRNGDPVDIVHSFALPIPSLVICELLGVPYEDRADFERLSAARFDLFSGANASFGAISESLSYFRDIVKKQRENPGDGLLGMIVKEHGDSVSDEELAGLADGVLTGGFETTASMLALGALVLLQDPKHFDALMTDDTDSGTVERYVEELLRYLTVVQVAFPRFAREDLEIGGVQISSGDVVLCSLSGADRDGKLGPEMEQFDPSRNVPSHLAFGYGIHRCVGAELARMELRAAYPALVRRFPAMRLAARPEDLEFRKLSIVYGIESLPVHLNG, from the coding sequence ATGACGACTCTCCGTTCCCGGATCATCGCCTGGGCCGGCCGCATGTATCTGGCAAGAACGCGCAGAAAAGGCTTCGACCTGTCTCGAATGTCTTTCTTGCCCGAGTCTGTTCTGATGCCGCTGCGGCGCGAGGGGCTCGACCCCGTGGGCGAATTGGGGGCGGTCCGGGAGAGGGAGCCGATCACCCGGCTTCCGGTGCCGATAGCCGCCAACGTCTGGCTGGTCACCGGCTACGACGAGGTCAAGCAGGTCCTCGGAAAGGCCAATGCCTTCAGTTCGGACTTCACCAACCTCGTCGGCAAGGCGGGCGCCGGCGCCGAACAGAACCCCGGCGGCCTGGGATTCGCCGACCCGCCGGTCCACACGCGCCTCCGCCGCCTCCTCACCCCCGAATTCACGATGCGCCGCCTCGGCCGCCTCACCCCCCGTATCCACGAGATCGTCGAAGAGCGTCTCGACGCCATGGAAGCGGCGGGCAGAAACGGCGACCCCGTCGACATCGTCCATTCCTTCGCCCTGCCCATCCCCTCCCTCGTCATCTGCGAACTCCTCGGCGTCCCCTACGAGGACCGCGCCGACTTCGAACGCCTCAGCGCTGCCCGCTTCGACCTGTTCAGCGGTGCGAACGCGTCCTTCGGCGCCATATCCGAATCCCTCTCCTATTTCCGGGACATCGTCAAGAAGCAGCGGGAGAACCCGGGCGACGGCCTGCTCGGCATGATCGTCAAGGAACACGGCGACTCGGTCAGCGACGAAGAACTCGCGGGCCTCGCCGACGGCGTGCTGACCGGCGGCTTCGAAACCACCGCCAGCATGCTCGCCCTCGGCGCCCTGGTCCTCCTCCAGGACCCGAAGCATTTCGACGCCCTCATGACCGACGACACCGACTCCGGCACCGTCGAGCGCTATGTCGAAGAACTCCTCCGCTATCTCACCGTCGTCCAGGTCGCTTTCCCCCGCTTCGCCCGCGAGGACCTCGAAATCGGCGGCGTACAGATCTCTTCCGGAGACGTCGTCCTGTGCTCCCTCAGCGGCGCCGACCGCGACGGCAAACTCGGCCCGGAAATGGAGCAGTTCGACCCCTCCCGCAATGTTCCCTCCCACCTCGCCTTCGGCTACGGAATACACCGCTGCGTCGGCGCGGAACTCGCCCGTATGGAATTGCGCGCCGCCTATCCCGCCCTGGTCCGCCGCTTCCCCGCCATGCGCCTGGCCGCCCGTCCCGAGGACCTCGAATTCCGCAAGCTCTCCATCGTCTACGGAATCGAGTCCCTCCCGGTCCACCTCAACGGCTGA
- a CDS encoding ferritin-like domain-containing protein encodes MSSRDLYVQDPGEDLWSVPATGAARFSWEYDDGRDRLLALYQKGKDKQWDANLRIDWDLEVDPKDPLGTPDESMSLYGTKYWDKLTEKDRGGLRQHYTSWQFSQFLHGEQGAMVCAARIVESVPDMDAKFYSATQTMDEARHAEIYGRFLKEKIGMLYPVNDNLQSLLADTLGDSRWDMPYLGMQVLIEGLALAAFGMIRDTTTKPLPKQILAYVMQDEARHVAFGRMALRDYYKQLTDAELREREDFVIEGCYLMRDRLRGLEVLENFGIPKQEAAEFTERSEFLHLFRKLLFSRIVPCVKDIGLWGERLQRAYVDMGVFEMGDANLDLLMAQDEELAEKLDADRFAAEEAARTAEVAEAIAQGTQD; translated from the coding sequence GTGTCGAGCCGCGATCTGTACGTTCAGGACCCGGGCGAGGACCTGTGGTCGGTGCCCGCGACCGGGGCCGCCCGCTTCAGCTGGGAGTACGACGACGGCCGCGACCGGCTGCTCGCCCTCTACCAGAAGGGCAAGGACAAGCAGTGGGACGCCAATCTGCGCATCGACTGGGACCTGGAGGTCGACCCCAAGGACCCGCTCGGCACCCCGGATGAGTCCATGTCCCTGTACGGCACCAAGTACTGGGACAAGCTGACCGAAAAGGACCGCGGCGGCCTCCGCCAGCACTACACCTCCTGGCAGTTCAGCCAGTTCCTGCACGGCGAGCAGGGCGCGATGGTGTGCGCCGCGCGCATCGTGGAGTCCGTCCCCGACATGGACGCGAAGTTCTACTCCGCCACCCAGACCATGGACGAGGCCCGGCACGCGGAGATCTACGGCCGCTTCCTGAAGGAAAAGATCGGGATGCTCTACCCGGTCAACGACAACCTCCAGTCGCTGCTCGCCGACACCCTGGGCGACTCCCGCTGGGACATGCCCTACCTCGGCATGCAGGTCCTGATAGAGGGCCTGGCGCTGGCCGCCTTCGGCATGATCCGCGACACCACCACCAAACCGCTGCCGAAGCAGATCCTCGCCTACGTCATGCAGGACGAGGCGCGCCACGTCGCCTTCGGACGGATGGCGCTGCGCGACTACTACAAGCAGCTCACCGACGCCGAACTGCGCGAACGCGAGGACTTCGTCATCGAGGGCTGCTACCTGATGCGCGACCGGCTGCGCGGCCTGGAAGTACTGGAGAACTTCGGCATACCCAAGCAGGAGGCCGCCGAGTTCACCGAGCGCTCCGAATTCCTGCACCTCTTCCGCAAGCTGCTCTTCAGCCGCATCGTGCCCTGCGTCAAGGACATCGGCCTGTGGGGCGAACGCCTCCAGCGCGCCTACGTGGACATGGGCGTCTTCGAGATGGGCGACGCCAACCTGGACCTGCTGATGGCTCAGGACGAGGAACTGGCCGAGAAGCTGGACGCGGACCGCTTCGCCGCCGAGGAGGCGGCCCGTACGGCCGAGGTGGCCGAGGCCATCGCGCAGGGGACGCAGGACTGA
- the nrtL gene encoding ArgS-related anticodon-binding protein NrtL, translating to MTPAELSRTVLRSVRGAVDDDELSVPVPTRIVVRPPRRAGCGDYASNVALQLAKDAGRPPREVAEILRTRLAGSAGIARVEIAGPGFLNFTLGGGARAALVREIRAAGARYGEQRRGAGEAVAGAPVSHGPVPDAPLHRGARGLVVAEALGRIVAAAGGGRPRDAAAAPEAVRECAGLVARLGEDEARWALLRPAARDAVRLPERPEQRERNPRFRVQYAYAGTQALVRQARDLGFAPEAGETATSTGETTSAGTPMPTGTDAAAAEPAAQELLTLLATYPAAVESAARLRAPDRLVRHLEATADAVPGWCEECPPLPVGEEKPSAVHRGRLALAEATGTVLANGLRLLGISTPDYL from the coding sequence GTGACCCCCGCCGAGCTCTCCCGTACCGTCCTGCGCTCCGTGCGCGGTGCCGTGGACGATGACGAGCTCTCCGTGCCGGTGCCGACCCGGATCGTGGTGCGGCCGCCGCGGCGGGCCGGGTGCGGGGACTACGCCTCGAACGTGGCGCTCCAGCTCGCCAAGGACGCGGGGCGGCCGCCCCGGGAGGTCGCCGAGATTCTGCGCACGCGGCTGGCGGGGAGCGCCGGGATCGCCCGGGTCGAGATCGCCGGGCCGGGGTTCTTGAACTTCACGCTGGGCGGCGGGGCGCGGGCCGCGCTGGTACGGGAGATACGGGCCGCCGGTGCCCGCTACGGGGAGCAGCGGCGGGGAGCGGGGGAGGCCGTCGCCGGCGCGCCCGTTTCCCACGGCCCGGTCCCCGACGCCCCCCTGCACCGCGGTGCCCGTGGCCTCGTCGTCGCCGAGGCTCTAGGGCGGATCGTGGCGGCGGCCGGGGGCGGGCGGCCGCGGGATGCGGCCGCGGCGCCGGAGGCCGTCCGGGAGTGTGCCGGGCTGGTTGCCCGGCTGGGGGAGGACGAGGCGCGCTGGGCCCTGCTGCGGCCTGCGGCGCGGGACGCCGTGCGGCTGCCGGAGCGGCCGGAGCAGCGGGAGCGGAATCCACGGTTCCGGGTGCAGTACGCCTACGCCGGGACGCAAGCCCTGGTACGGCAGGCCCGTGACCTCGGCTTCGCGCCGGAGGCCGGGGAGACGGCGACGTCCACCGGTGAGACGACGTCCGCGGGGACGCCCATGCCCACGGGCACGGACGCGGCCGCCGCCGAGCCCGCGGCCCAGGAGCTGCTCACCCTCCTGGCCACCTATCCCGCCGCCGTCGAGTCCGCCGCCCGGCTCCGCGCGCCGGACCGGCTGGTGCGGCATCTGGAGGCGACGGCGGATGCGGTGCCCGGGTGGTGCGAGGAGTGCCCGCCGCTGCCCGTCGGGGAGGAGAAACCCTCGGCCGTGCACCGCGGCCGGCTGGCTCTTGCCGAGGCCACCGGGACGGTGCTCGCCAACGGCCTGCGTCTGCTCGGCATCTCCACGCCCGATTACCTTTGA
- a CDS encoding HD domain-containing protein, which translates to MTDTTPARPLSLAEVEELARQAHAGQTDKAGRPYAEHLAAVAAGVRERGGSAEQIAAAWLHDAVEDAALSEEWLAGAPLSPATKDMVLAVTKRAGEGVEAYTARILATPGALLVKEADLAHNADPVRLAVLDAATRERLTAKYAKVRALLGLR; encoded by the coding sequence ATGACGGATACGACTCCCGCCCGCCCGCTGTCGCTCGCCGAGGTCGAGGAGCTGGCGCGGCAGGCGCACGCGGGTCAGACCGACAAGGCCGGCCGCCCGTACGCCGAGCATCTGGCCGCGGTGGCGGCGGGCGTACGGGAGCGGGGCGGCAGCGCGGAGCAGATCGCGGCGGCCTGGCTGCACGACGCCGTCGAGGATGCGGCGCTGAGCGAGGAGTGGCTGGCGGGGGCGCCGCTGAGCCCGGCGACCAAGGACATGGTCCTGGCCGTCACCAAGCGGGCGGGCGAAGGGGTCGAGGCGTACACCGCGCGCATCCTGGCCACGCCCGGCGCGCTGCTCGTCAAGGAGGCGGACCTGGCGCACAACGCGGATCCGGTCCGGCTGGCCGTTCTGGACGCCGCGACGCGGGAGCGGCTGACGGCCAAGTACGCAAAGGTACGGGCCCTGTTGGGCCTGCGGTAG
- a CDS encoding ABC transporter ATP-binding protein: MTLSTSVVPPSDPRPARVIAALDGVGVRRFTTDQIILDGIDWSVRAGEHWALLGANGAGKTTILRLVGALMFPTVGTVEVLGHRLGRVDVRELRAVIGLVSGAQKVPQDATGHTVVLTGASGTVQPLWRTYDAEVRERAHELLAELDCKELADRPYGVCSGGQRARILIARALMSRPSLLLLDEPFNALDLPSREDLIDTLHQLALGRPELATVTVTHHLEELSPAIDHALLLREGRVQARGPVAEVLTGERMTACFGRPIEVSRHEGRWLARSGRR; this comes from the coding sequence ATGACCCTTTCGACGAGCGTCGTACCGCCTTCGGACCCCCGGCCCGCCCGTGTGATCGCCGCGCTGGACGGCGTGGGCGTCCGCCGCTTCACCACCGACCAGATCATCCTCGACGGCATCGACTGGTCCGTACGCGCCGGTGAGCACTGGGCGCTGCTGGGTGCGAACGGCGCGGGCAAGACGACGATCCTGCGGCTCGTCGGCGCGCTGATGTTCCCGACGGTGGGAACCGTCGAGGTACTGGGGCACCGGCTCGGCCGGGTCGATGTGCGCGAGCTGCGCGCCGTCATCGGGCTGGTCTCCGGCGCGCAGAAGGTGCCGCAGGACGCGACGGGCCATACGGTCGTGCTGACCGGCGCGAGCGGCACCGTGCAGCCGCTGTGGCGCACCTACGACGCGGAGGTGCGCGAGCGCGCGCACGAGCTGCTGGCCGAGCTGGACTGCAAGGAGCTGGCGGACCGGCCGTACGGGGTGTGTTCGGGCGGCCAGCGGGCCCGGATCCTGATCGCCCGCGCGCTGATGTCGCGGCCCTCGCTGCTGCTCCTGGACGAGCCGTTCAACGCCCTCGATCTGCCCTCGCGCGAGGACCTGATCGACACCCTGCACCAACTGGCCCTGGGACGGCCGGAGTTGGCGACCGTCACGGTCACCCACCATCTGGAGGAGCTCTCCCCGGCCATCGACCACGCCCTGCTGCTGCGCGAGGGGCGGGTGCAGGCGCGCGGTCCGGTGGCCGAGGTGCTGACCGGGGAACGGATGACCGCGTGCTTCGGCCGGCCGATCGAGGTGTCCCGGCACGAGGGCCGCTGGCTGGCGCGGTCGGGGCGGCGCTAG
- a CDS encoding ADP-ribosylglycohydrolase family protein — protein MDDRCRAAAYASIDGLAYGDAFGERFFSLFRSEAGARRLIAERTAPPDPHWNWTDDTAMALDVLAVLEEHGEALSRPLAERFAATYKADPGRGYGSGMHSLLPRVAAAPDQWESLAALLFGGEGSLGNGAAMRVAPLGAWFHDDLDRAADQAARSAVVTHAHPQGIAGAVAVAVAAALSARGEVPDPAEVAARTPDGAVREGLLRAAELPLGTAPVAAAETLGSGRRIRADDTVPYALWCAARHPDDLESALWATAVGFGDVDTTCAIVGGVVAARTGVAALPREWRERREPLPDIP, from the coding sequence ATGGATGACCGATGTCGGGCCGCCGCTTACGCCAGCATCGACGGGCTCGCCTACGGCGATGCCTTCGGGGAGCGGTTCTTCTCGCTGTTCCGGTCCGAGGCCGGTGCCCGCCGGCTGATCGCGGAGCGCACCGCGCCGCCCGATCCGCACTGGAACTGGACGGACGACACCGCGATGGCGCTCGACGTGCTCGCCGTGCTGGAGGAGCACGGCGAGGCGCTGTCGCGGCCGCTGGCCGAGCGCTTCGCGGCCACCTACAAGGCCGACCCCGGCCGCGGCTACGGCTCGGGAATGCACTCCCTGCTGCCGCGCGTCGCCGCCGCCCCCGACCAGTGGGAGTCGCTGGCCGCCCTGCTCTTCGGCGGCGAGGGCAGCCTCGGCAACGGCGCGGCCATGCGGGTCGCCCCGCTCGGCGCGTGGTTCCACGACGACCTCGACCGCGCGGCCGACCAGGCCGCCCGCTCCGCCGTCGTCACCCACGCCCACCCCCAGGGAATCGCGGGCGCGGTGGCGGTGGCCGTGGCGGCCGCCCTCTCGGCTCGCGGCGAGGTGCCGGACCCGGCCGAGGTCGCCGCCCGCACCCCGGACGGCGCGGTACGCGAGGGCCTGCTGCGGGCCGCCGAACTGCCCCTGGGCACCGCCCCCGTCGCCGCCGCCGAAACCCTCGGCAGCGGCCGCCGCATCCGCGCCGACGACACCGTCCCGTACGCCCTGTGGTGCGCCGCCCGCCACCCCGACGACCTGGAGTCCGCCCTCTGGGCCACCGCGGTCGGTTTCGGCGACGTGGACACCACCTGCGCCATCGTGGGCGGCGTGGTCGCGGCCCGCACGGGCGTGGCGGCGCTCCCTCGCGAATGGCGGGAGCGCCGGGAACCGCTGCCGGACATCCCCTAG